The following is a genomic window from Leptolyngbya sp. CCY15150.
CACCCAGGGCCCGCCTTGTTGCTGCCGATGCAATCCCGCAAAACTCCGCCACCTCGCGAGGTGTGAAGGGAATACCTCGGTTGTCCTCCTGATAGAGCCAGAGTCTGATCTTTTCTTCCTGGGTGACGCTTGCACCCTCGTGATCCGCCGCGTCTCCGATGTAGTTGAATGAGAAGTCGTCTTCGTCAAACTCAAACTTGTAAGAGCCAGGTGCCCTCCCCAGTCGCGTCTTGTTTACGGTAAGAATCCTTTCTTGCGGGGTTTCGCCAAACTTGAGTCCCCAGACCTCAGATGCGCTGTTGTGGATCGCCCTGGTACCTCTGGCTTGTCCAGATGCGTTGCTGTGGTGGATTAAGAGGATTGTGGTGTTGAACTGAGAGCAAAGCTTCGTCAGTTGGAGAATCGGTCGAGCGTACTCGGTATCGTTCTCGCTAAAGAGCGTACTGGAGTTAATCGCGCTCAGGGAGTCGATGACAACAAAGGATGGTCTTTCTCGTTCAAGGAAAACGGCTAGCCGTGGGATGGCCTCAACCTGCCAATCGGGGAGGATGCCGACCGGGGCATCATTCCCAATTTGAAACAGATCCATTCTGTTTCTAAGCACGATCTGAGGTTCATCACACTGGATAAGCAAAGCGCTTCCTTGCTGCACCTCGTAACCATTCCACGGCTCACCGTAGGCGATCGCCCTCATAATCCCATACGCCATTAGCGTCTTCCCTGTCCCGCCATCACCGTGCAAGAGAGCGCAGGTGCCACGGGGTAACCAACCGGGAATCAACCACTCCACCTCGGTGGCAGAGTTAGCCCTAAATTCCGCCATACTCATGGGCGAAACTGGATTTTGATTGACGAGTGCCCTGTTATAGCACTGCATTAGATCTCTAGGAGATCTCTTATACCGCTTGGCCAGGGCTTGAATTTTCCAGTCTCTAAACCCTGGATCCTGAATGGCTTCCTCAATATGGGCGATCTCTCTAACGCAAGACTGGAATTCCATCGCCTCTAGGTCATAGCCTAGGTGGGTTTGCGCAAGGGGCTGAGCCGCCCCCATGATGACGTCTAGGGGCAAGTTACTGGATCGGGCAACTTGCGCTAATGCAATAGCAGGATTTTCTGACTTGGCGAGAGCCCGTAAAATATCGACCTG
Proteins encoded in this region:
- a CDS encoding AAA family ATPase, translating into MNSLPEDPDQFLEECAHERELLQALKTPKSLLEKRMEREIQVDILRALAKSENPAIALAQVARSSNLPLDVIMGAAQPLAQTHLGYDLEAMEFQSCVREIAHIEEAIQDPGFRDWKIQALAKRYKRSPRDLMQCYNRALVNQNPVSPMSMAEFRANSATEVEWLIPGWLPRGTCALLHGDGGTGKTLMAYGIMRAIAYGEPWNGYEVQQGSALLIQCDEPQIVLRNRMDLFQIGNDAPVGILPDWQVEAIPRLAVFLERERPSFVVIDSLSAINSSTLFSENDTEYARPILQLTKLCSQFNTTILLIHHSNASGQARGTRAIHNSASEVWGLKFGETPQERILTVNKTRLGRAPGSYKFEFDEDDFSFNYIGDAADHEGASVTQEEKIRLWLYQEDNRGIPFTPREVAEFCGIASAATRRALGELASKGIVIRKPSQTDRRGNSYSSPPAPKQGAIDLEPQRTDTEPPPQLLSDKLAPGMWCQDSNGQMGVIDSIVGDRVVATFPDGKTRDFPTDLLTYPQLAQEQGR